In Bordetella holmesii ATCC 51541, the following proteins share a genomic window:
- a CDS encoding transposase family protein encodes MLDRKTIERLGGWEGYRVERVVWPEGESRTVTIYLKPSARTMHCEHCGNRCRQVHETTTRRVRDLPLMALRVTLVVPRRRVWCEQCGGPHLERLSWLGRYQRVTDRLAEAVSQLLESSNILAVARFFQLGWHTVKALDKALLRRAIQEPDWSQIHYLAMDEFALHKGHRYATVVVDPIRRQVLWIGDGRSRETARAFFEQLPTGVAQQIRAVAIDMTTAYELEIQANCPNAEIVYDLFHVVAKYGREVIDRVRVDQANQLRHDKPARRVIKSSRWLLLRNRKNLDPCQSVKLDELLQANQPLLTAYLMRDELKQLWFYQHPGYARQAWDHWLQQAQGSGIAALAHFALKLKAYLHGILSRCRHRLNTSIVEGINNTIKVIKRRAYGYRDQEYFFLKIRSAFPGIPR; translated from the coding sequence ATGCTGGACCGCAAGACGATCGAGAGGTTGGGTGGGTGGGAAGGTTATCGGGTGGAGCGGGTCGTGTGGCCTGAAGGTGAGAGCCGGACGGTCACGATTTACCTGAAGCCTTCAGCGCGAACGATGCACTGCGAGCACTGCGGCAACCGATGTCGGCAGGTGCATGAGACGACCACGCGCCGGGTGCGGGATCTGCCGCTAATGGCGCTGCGAGTGACGCTGGTAGTGCCGCGTCGGCGGGTCTGGTGCGAGCAGTGCGGTGGACCGCATCTGGAGAGGCTGAGCTGGCTGGGCCGTTACCAGCGAGTGACCGACCGGCTGGCCGAGGCGGTCAGCCAGTTGCTTGAGTCCAGCAACATTCTGGCCGTGGCGCGCTTCTTCCAACTGGGTTGGCACACGGTCAAGGCGCTGGACAAGGCCCTGCTGCGACGGGCGATCCAAGAGCCGGACTGGAGCCAGATCCACTACCTAGCGATGGACGAGTTCGCTCTACACAAGGGCCATCGTTATGCCACGGTCGTTGTCGATCCGATCCGCCGTCAGGTGCTATGGATCGGTGATGGCCGCTCGCGCGAGACGGCCAGAGCCTTCTTCGAACAACTGCCAACTGGGGTTGCCCAGCAGATCCGGGCCGTAGCGATCGACATGACGACGGCCTATGAGCTGGAGATCCAGGCCAACTGCCCCAACGCCGAGATCGTCTACGACCTGTTCCACGTCGTGGCCAAGTACGGCCGTGAAGTGATAGACCGGGTGCGTGTAGACCAAGCGAACCAGTTGCGGCACGACAAGCCGGCCCGCCGGGTGATCAAGTCCAGTCGCTGGCTACTGCTGCGCAATCGCAAAAACCTCGATCCGTGCCAATCGGTAAAGTTGGACGAGTTGCTCCAGGCCAACCAGCCCTTGCTCACCGCTTATCTGATGCGCGATGAGCTCAAACAGCTGTGGTTCTACCAACACCCCGGCTACGCCCGCCAGGCATGGGATCACTGGCTGCAACAGGCTCAGGGCAGCGGCATCGCCGCCTTGGCTCACTTCGCGCTCAAGCTAAAAGCCTATCTGCACGGGATTCTGTCTCGCTGTCGCCACCGGCTCAACACCAGCATCGTCGAGGGCATCAACAACACCATCAAAGTCATCAAGCGCCGCGCCTACGGCTACCGCGATCAGGAGTACTTCTTCCTCAAGATCCGGTCTGCATTCCCCGGTATTCCTCGATGA
- a CDS encoding sugar (and other) transporter family protein gives MLLPIVLLSAAGFTILTTEFLIIGLLPPMARELQVTVSQAGLLVSLFAFTVASTGPLLTALAARLERKRLFIGILVLFGLSNVLAAYAPNIWIMAVARFVPALALPVFWSLASATAVEVVGPAHAGRAISMVAFGIVAATVFGIPLGVLISDALGWRAAFGLLAALSFAKALLLAWRFPRLRSPRDGLRLAAQLRIARDPIVLAHVVLSLLVFTGMFTAYTYLADMLERLAGLDARLVGWSMMGFGAIGILGNTLGGRLVDKTPLGATALFTALTAISLAILSLTMRAPLPLALTLGAWGIAQAALFIVCHVRVMKSAPQAPAFAASLNISGANIGIGLGAAVGGNVIDQWGLHALGWFSSLILLAALTLAIALMACTRRRQTTTASCDAAVSQA, from the coding sequence ATGCTTTTACCCATCGTGCTGCTGTCTGCGGCAGGATTCACCATCCTGACCACGGAATTTCTTATTATTGGCCTGTTGCCGCCCATGGCGCGAGAATTGCAGGTCACCGTCTCGCAGGCCGGCCTGCTGGTCTCGCTTTTTGCGTTTACAGTGGCGAGCACGGGCCCCTTGCTCACGGCGCTCGCCGCGCGCCTGGAGCGCAAGCGCCTGTTCATCGGGATACTGGTGTTGTTCGGCCTGTCCAATGTACTGGCCGCCTATGCGCCCAATATCTGGATCATGGCAGTAGCGCGCTTCGTCCCGGCATTGGCGCTACCCGTCTTTTGGTCACTGGCCAGCGCCACGGCCGTTGAAGTGGTCGGCCCCGCCCATGCGGGGCGGGCGATCTCCATGGTGGCATTCGGCATCGTGGCGGCCACCGTCTTCGGCATTCCCCTGGGCGTGCTGATCTCGGATGCCTTGGGCTGGCGCGCCGCCTTCGGCCTGTTGGCCGCGCTGTCATTCGCCAAGGCGCTATTGCTGGCCTGGCGCTTTCCCCGCCTGCGCAGCCCACGCGACGGCCTGCGGCTGGCTGCCCAGTTGCGTATCGCGCGCGACCCCATCGTGCTTGCTCATGTGGTGCTGTCGCTGCTGGTCTTCACCGGGATGTTCACGGCATACACCTATCTGGCCGATATGCTGGAACGTCTGGCCGGCTTGGACGCACGCCTGGTCGGCTGGAGCATGATGGGGTTCGGCGCAATTGGTATTCTGGGCAACACACTGGGTGGACGGCTGGTGGACAAAACCCCGCTGGGTGCCACCGCGCTCTTTACCGCGCTGACGGCCATCAGTCTGGCGATTCTCTCTCTGACGATGCGCGCACCGCTGCCGCTGGCGCTGACCCTGGGTGCCTGGGGTATCGCACAGGCCGCACTCTTTATCGTGTGTCACGTCAGAGTGATGAAATCCGCCCCGCAGGCACCCGCCTTTGCCGCGTCGCTGAATATCTCCGGAGCCAACATCGGTATCGGCCTGGGCGCTGCCGTGGGCGGCAACGTCATCGACCAATGGGGATTGCACGCGCTGGGTTGGTTTTCGTCGCTCATCTTGTTGGCTGCCCTGACGCTCGCCATCGCGCTCATGGCATGCACGAGACGCCGGCAGACTACCACCGCATCGTGTGACGCGGCGGTCAGTCAGGCCTGA
- a CDS encoding tripartite tricarboxylate transporter receptor family protein, giving the protein MGRLLATRMSEVLGQTVIVENKPGGGGSIGAGFVAKSPADGYTLLLATMGQQSIQPLLARELHYDAQNDFSPIALFATVPNVLAVSADTPAKSVAELLQYARANPGKLNMASAGIGSVNHMTGELFMARTGTQFAHVPYRGAGPATADLLSGQVQILFANLPNVLAYIKPGKIRVLAVASAQRSSTIPDVPTLTESGVADAVVESWYGVMAPAGTSAPIIQKLQETILAIAREPATVSLLADQGALPYPGTADDLAKLSAGETRRWTQIIDSAHIQTN; this is encoded by the coding sequence ATGGGCCGGCTGCTCGCCACCCGGATGAGCGAAGTCCTGGGGCAGACCGTCATCGTCGAGAACAAGCCTGGTGGTGGCGGCAGCATCGGGGCGGGCTTTGTCGCCAAATCGCCGGCAGATGGCTACACCCTGCTACTGGCCACGATGGGCCAGCAGTCCATCCAGCCACTGCTGGCCCGGGAGCTGCACTACGACGCTCAAAACGATTTTTCTCCCATCGCCTTATTTGCCACTGTACCCAACGTACTGGCGGTCTCCGCCGATACGCCGGCCAAAAGCGTGGCAGAGCTTCTCCAATACGCGCGCGCCAACCCCGGAAAGCTCAACATGGCCTCCGCTGGCATCGGATCCGTCAACCACATGACCGGTGAACTCTTCATGGCGCGTACCGGCACCCAGTTCGCCCACGTTCCCTATCGTGGCGCCGGCCCCGCCACCGCGGACCTGCTTTCCGGCCAAGTGCAGATCCTGTTTGCCAACCTGCCCAACGTCCTGGCCTATATCAAACCAGGCAAAATTCGTGTTCTCGCAGTGGCCAGTGCGCAACGCAGCTCCACCATCCCGGATGTACCTACCCTGACCGAAAGCGGCGTGGCCGACGCCGTCGTAGAGTCCTGGTATGGCGTCATGGCCCCGGCCGGCACCAGCGCGCCGATCATCCAGAAACTTCAGGAAACCATCCTCGCCATCGCCCGCGAGCCGGCCACCGTCTCCCTTCTTGCCGATCAAGGCGCCTTGCCCTATCCCGGTACCGCCGACGATCTGGCCAAGCTCTCGGCAGGTGAAACCCGGCGCTGGACCCAAATCATTGACAGCGCCCATATCCAGACCAACTGA
- a CDS encoding phosphoglycolate phosphatase, bacterial: MSALILFDFDGTLADTAPDLAAAANRQRTRRGLQPLPYDVLRPVASQGARGLLRVALDLKPGDDDYEATRLQFIADYTEGSTEQSRLFPGIADLLGHIRAQGLAWGIVTNKVTHLTLPIVEHLGLMRDSAVLVCGDTTAHAKPHPLPLLHAAEQAGFPTHRCVYVGDDLRDIQSAHAAGMPAIAAAYGYVDAAEDIALWQAEARVDSPFALWDAIRPLLPRDPA, encoded by the coding sequence ATGAGCGCGCTGATACTGTTTGATTTCGATGGCACCCTGGCTGACACCGCCCCGGATCTTGCTGCTGCGGCCAACCGTCAGCGCACCCGCCGCGGCCTGCAGCCCCTGCCCTACGACGTACTGCGGCCCGTCGCCTCGCAAGGCGCACGCGGTCTGCTGCGTGTAGCGCTCGACCTCAAGCCCGGCGACGATGACTATGAAGCCACGCGCCTGCAATTCATCGCTGACTACACCGAAGGGTCCACTGAGCAGAGCCGCCTCTTTCCGGGTATTGCCGATCTGTTGGGCCACATCCGGGCACAGGGACTGGCCTGGGGCATCGTCACCAACAAGGTCACCCACCTCACCTTGCCCATCGTCGAGCATCTGGGCTTGATGCGTGACAGCGCAGTGCTGGTCTGCGGCGATACCACCGCCCACGCCAAACCTCATCCGCTGCCCCTGCTGCATGCCGCCGAGCAGGCGGGCTTCCCCACCCATCGCTGCGTTTACGTTGGCGACGACCTGCGTGATATCCAGTCGGCTCACGCGGCCGGCATGCCCGCTATCGCCGCTGCCTATGGCTACGTCGATGCGGCCGAAGACATCGCCCTGTGGCAGGCTGAGGCACGCGTGGACTCGCCGTTTGCCCTCTGGGATGCCATACGTCCGCTGCTGCCGCGTGACCCGGCCTGA
- a CDS encoding argininosuccinate lyase, producing the protein MESKVSSRLKQALAPEVIQYVFLPRLTREFHANFELLNQINQAHLLMLHAQGILEPGKAQPLARALLQMQAQGPDVIELDAAREEAYFNYEAHLIKLVGPDLGGRLHTARSRNDMGATIDRIKARDYILHLGQALSKLIAAALAQATAHTGSVMPGYTHMQAAQPITFGYYLSALADAWMRDLDRLLHAMDSADGSPLGSCALAGTSFAIDRSQTSAWLGFSQPLANALDGVASRDFALELSAALSIMMVTCSRLVQDFYIWSTPEFGLLTFPDRVASTSSIMPQKKNPAVLEYLRGKTGHLIGLTGAALSTVKSTHFTHSGDSSRESTRTCWEACEEALRCLALMELVVREAQPKTAHMAAHAAEDFSTVTDLADLLVRDADISFRDAHHIIGAVVRQALEQGLAAHQISSAMIHDAALEQLGRSIMLPEAQLRGCLDPVRNVNARRSGGGPASELVAARLAEQDQALQTRRLSLEHTVQRVARAQKQLRQGMDELLAQTH; encoded by the coding sequence ATGGAATCCAAAGTCAGCAGCCGCCTCAAGCAAGCCCTTGCTCCAGAGGTCATTCAATACGTGTTCCTGCCGCGTCTGACGCGGGAGTTTCATGCCAATTTCGAGCTTCTGAACCAGATCAACCAGGCCCACCTGCTGATGCTGCATGCGCAAGGCATCCTCGAGCCCGGCAAAGCCCAACCTCTGGCGCGCGCCTTGCTGCAGATGCAAGCGCAGGGCCCGGATGTCATCGAACTGGACGCTGCTCGCGAGGAGGCCTATTTCAACTACGAAGCTCACCTGATCAAGCTGGTCGGCCCCGACTTGGGAGGCCGGCTTCATACGGCGCGCAGCCGCAACGACATGGGTGCGACGATCGATCGCATCAAAGCCCGCGACTACATCCTGCACCTGGGCCAGGCGCTGTCCAAACTGATCGCCGCAGCCCTGGCTCAGGCAACGGCGCACACTGGCAGCGTCATGCCGGGCTACACGCATATGCAGGCCGCCCAACCCATCACCTTCGGCTATTACCTATCGGCGCTCGCCGACGCCTGGATGCGGGATCTCGACCGTCTGCTGCATGCGATGGACAGCGCTGATGGCTCCCCTTTAGGCAGTTGCGCCCTGGCAGGCACCTCTTTTGCCATCGACCGTAGCCAAACCAGCGCGTGGCTGGGCTTCAGCCAACCGCTGGCCAATGCGCTCGACGGCGTGGCTTCGCGCGACTTTGCGCTTGAACTGAGCGCCGCGCTATCCATCATGATGGTGACCTGCAGCCGACTGGTTCAGGACTTCTACATCTGGTCCACGCCGGAGTTCGGCCTGCTCACCTTCCCCGACCGGGTCGCCAGTACATCGAGCATCATGCCGCAGAAGAAAAACCCGGCCGTACTCGAGTATCTGCGGGGTAAAACCGGTCACCTCATCGGCCTGACCGGCGCGGCGCTGTCCACGGTCAAGTCCACGCACTTCACGCACTCCGGCGATAGCAGCCGGGAGAGCACGCGGACCTGCTGGGAAGCCTGCGAAGAAGCCTTACGCTGCCTCGCGCTGATGGAGCTGGTCGTGCGCGAAGCGCAGCCCAAGACCGCACACATGGCCGCGCATGCCGCCGAAGACTTCTCTACCGTCACCGATCTGGCCGACCTGCTGGTGCGAGACGCCGATATCTCTTTCCGGGACGCCCATCACATCATCGGCGCCGTCGTGCGCCAGGCCCTGGAACAGGGCCTGGCCGCCCATCAGATCAGTTCCGCCATGATCCATGACGCCGCCCTTGAGCAACTGGGCCGCTCCATCATGCTGCCCGAAGCACAACTGCGCGGCTGCCTGGACCCGGTGCGCAACGTCAACGCGCGGCGCTCCGGCGGTGGCCCGGCTTCCGAACTCGTTGCGGCCAGACTCGCAGAACAAGATCAGGCCCTGCAGACGCGGCGCCTGAGCCTGGAGCACACCGTGCAACGCGTCGCCCGCGCACAGAAGCAACTGCGCCAAGGCATGGACGAACTACTCGCCCAGACGCACTGA
- the ubiG gene encoding 3-demethylubiquinone-9 3-O-methyltransferase codes for MTTAAHSSRPNINVDQAELDKFSALAARWWDPESEFKPLHAINPLRLEWIQATAGSLSGRRVLDVGCGGGILSEAMAQAGADVTGIDLAEKSLKIARLHGLESGVKVQYRAVPVEELATEQPAQYDVVTCMEMLEHVPDPASVVRACAALVKPGGWVFFSTLNRNPKSFLFAIVGAEYLLRLLPRGTHSYEHFIKPSELATSARQAGLTPSGMRGMEYNPITQIYSLSADTSVNYLMATRK; via the coding sequence ATGACCACAGCTGCCCACTCTTCCCGACCCAACATCAACGTCGACCAGGCTGAACTGGACAAATTCAGTGCCCTGGCCGCCCGCTGGTGGGATCCGGAAAGCGAGTTCAAGCCACTGCACGCCATCAACCCGCTGCGGCTGGAGTGGATACAGGCTACGGCCGGCAGCCTGAGCGGCCGCCGGGTGCTGGATGTCGGCTGCGGCGGCGGCATCCTCTCCGAAGCCATGGCTCAGGCTGGGGCCGACGTCACCGGCATCGATCTGGCGGAAAAATCCCTCAAGATCGCACGCCTGCATGGACTCGAGTCGGGTGTAAAGGTGCAATACCGCGCGGTGCCTGTCGAAGAGCTCGCCACCGAGCAGCCCGCCCAGTACGACGTGGTCACCTGCATGGAAATGCTCGAGCACGTGCCCGATCCCGCCTCGGTCGTGCGCGCCTGCGCGGCGCTGGTCAAACCCGGCGGCTGGGTGTTTTTCTCCACACTCAATCGCAATCCCAAATCCTTTTTGTTTGCCATCGTCGGCGCCGAGTACCTGCTACGGCTGTTGCCACGTGGCACCCACAGCTACGAGCACTTCATCAAGCCCAGCGAGTTGGCTACCTCCGCGCGCCAAGCGGGCCTGACCCCTTCGGGCATGCGCGGCATGGAATACAACCCAATCACCCAGATCTACTCCCTGTCGGCCGACACGTCGGTCAACTATCTGATGGCAACCCGCAAATGA
- a CDS encoding bacterial regulatory helix-turn-helix, lysR family protein, translating to MNFKQVEAFRAVMMTRSMTAAAGLLHTSQPNVSRWIALLEQALGFGLFQRVGTRLIPTPEAEAFYGEVERAFIGLESLNESASSIRRRGTGLLRVGAVGSITQCVLPDALRLFRQTVSDIPVVMSTGGSDVVAKWMATGFCDIGFCSFLTDIPTLRFERINTAYGVGIVARSHRLARKRRLVPADFANEDFISLPAGSYNRAAIDRHFPDDARLLSIETPYATTICSMVSRGLGVSIVNPVVSRAMRIADLRELPFSEEVAFHSFAVTSEQFPVNGLALKLRDCVHQAFTLLSYQA from the coding sequence ATGAATTTCAAGCAAGTCGAGGCGTTTCGCGCGGTGATGATGACGCGCTCGATGACGGCCGCCGCAGGGCTGTTGCATACCTCGCAGCCCAACGTCAGCCGCTGGATTGCGTTGCTTGAACAGGCGCTGGGCTTTGGCCTGTTTCAACGGGTGGGGACACGGCTGATTCCCACGCCTGAAGCCGAGGCGTTTTATGGTGAAGTCGAGCGCGCCTTCATTGGTCTGGAGTCGCTCAATGAAAGCGCCAGCTCGATACGCCGCCGAGGCACAGGGCTGCTACGGGTGGGGGCCGTCGGCTCCATCACCCAATGTGTGCTGCCCGATGCGCTGCGGTTGTTTCGGCAAACGGTATCGGACATCCCGGTGGTCATGAGTACCGGCGGCTCGGATGTGGTTGCCAAATGGATGGCAACGGGGTTCTGCGATATCGGTTTTTGTTCTTTCCTGACCGACATCCCGACGCTGCGTTTCGAGCGTATCAATACCGCGTATGGGGTGGGCATCGTCGCACGCTCGCATCGGCTGGCACGCAAGCGGCGCCTGGTGCCGGCCGATTTCGCCAACGAAGATTTCATCTCACTGCCTGCAGGCAGCTATAACCGCGCGGCCATCGACAGGCACTTTCCGGATGACGCACGCTTGCTGTCCATCGAGACGCCGTATGCCACCACCATCTGCAGCATGGTGAGCCGGGGGCTGGGGGTGTCCATCGTCAATCCCGTGGTTTCGCGCGCCATGCGCATCGCGGACTTGCGTGAACTGCCGTTCTCCGAAGAGGTGGCTTTCCATAGTTTCGCCGTGACGTCGGAGCAATTTCCGGTCAACGGCCTGGCGCTCAAACTGAGAGACTGTGTGCACCAGGCCTTTACGTTGCTGAGTTATCAGGCCTGA
- a CDS encoding ompA family protein has translation MNKPSKFALALAFAAVTASGVASAQTVDNWRNPFGNVWKNGTNELCWRDAFWTPATGIPGCDGVPVAQKEKPAPMAAKVVFNADTFFDFDKSVLKPEGRQLLDQVAQQAKAIDLETIIAVGHTDSIGTEAYNLKLSDRRAASVKAYLVSKGIDPNRIYTEGKGEAQPIATNKTAEGRARNRRVEIEIVGSRRK, from the coding sequence ATGAACAAACCCTCCAAATTCGCTCTGGCGCTTGCCTTCGCCGCTGTCACGGCCTCTGGTGTAGCCTCGGCTCAGACGGTTGACAACTGGCGCAATCCGTTCGGCAACGTTTGGAAAAACGGCACGAACGAACTGTGCTGGCGCGATGCGTTCTGGACCCCGGCTACCGGCATCCCCGGTTGCGACGGTGTCCCGGTCGCTCAGAAGGAAAAGCCCGCCCCGATGGCCGCTAAGGTCGTGTTCAATGCTGACACGTTCTTCGACTTCGACAAGTCCGTGCTCAAGCCGGAAGGCCGCCAACTGTTGGACCAAGTCGCCCAGCAAGCCAAGGCGATCGACCTGGAAACCATCATCGCCGTCGGCCACACCGACTCGATCGGTACCGAAGCCTACAACCTGAAGCTCTCCGACCGCCGCGCTGCTTCGGTCAAGGCTTACCTGGTCAGCAAGGGCATCGATCCGAACCGTATCTACACGGAAGGCAAGGGCGAAGCTCAGCCCATCGCGACCAACAAGACCGCCGAAGGCCGCGCTCGCAATCGCCGCGTGGAAATCGAGATCGTCGGCAGCCGTCGCAAGTAA